A DNA window from Candidatus Acidiferrales bacterium contains the following coding sequences:
- a CDS encoding SpoIIE family protein phosphatase, whose protein sequence is MASPIESMILQQLQDRKEKLREAIAESPDARQLMHLLREVDLALEKIGAGTYGFCETCRDTIEIDRLIADPLVRNCLAHLTEMEQRTLERDLDLAHEIQAALLPKRDLALPGWDSAYNYEAAGPVSGDYCDIVIPENSRDSFFFMVGDVSGKGVAASMLMSQLHATFRTLTATRMPLAQILSRANRVFCEGSLITHFATLVCGLAESSGEIEICNAGHPSPIIVHKHKTERIPSSNLPLGIFCSGQYDSQKTRLESGESLVLFTDGLSETPNGSSEQYGEDRLIKLLAEKSSLPITEIISACLKDLATFRGQSHIHDDLTMMALRRK, encoded by the coding sequence ATGGCAAGCCCGATAGAAAGCATGATCCTGCAGCAGCTGCAGGACCGTAAGGAAAAGCTGAGGGAAGCGATAGCTGAATCTCCTGACGCACGACAGCTTATGCATCTCTTACGTGAGGTAGATCTCGCACTCGAAAAAATCGGCGCCGGGACTTACGGCTTTTGTGAGACTTGCAGAGACACTATTGAAATCGATCGATTAATTGCCGATCCTTTGGTGAGGAACTGTCTCGCTCATCTGACGGAAATGGAGCAAAGAACGCTTGAGCGCGACCTCGATCTGGCCCATGAGATACAAGCAGCATTGCTGCCGAAAAGGGACCTGGCCCTTCCGGGGTGGGACAGCGCATATAATTACGAAGCGGCAGGCCCTGTCAGCGGCGATTATTGTGATATCGTCATACCCGAAAACAGCCGCGATTCCTTCTTCTTCATGGTCGGTGATGTCAGCGGCAAAGGTGTGGCTGCGTCGATGTTGATGTCGCAGCTTCATGCGACATTCAGAACTCTTACTGCGACACGCATGCCGCTCGCTCAAATTCTTTCGCGCGCAAATAGGGTTTTCTGTGAAGGCAGCCTCATAACTCACTTTGCTACACTCGTGTGCGGGCTCGCAGAAAGTTCGGGTGAAATAGAAATCTGTAATGCCGGCCACCCCTCTCCAATAATTGTTCATAAACACAAAACGGAGAGAATTCCATCTTCGAATTTGCCGCTCGGAATTTTTTGCAGTGGACAGTATGATTCACAAAAGACCAGGCTTGAATCCGGAGAGAGCCTTGTGCTTTTCACGGATGGGCTCTCGGAAACCCCGAACGGGTCGAGCGAGCAATATGGCGAAGACCGACTCATAAAACTCCTAGCAGAGAAATCCTCCCTACCGATTACAGAAATTATCTCCGCATGTTTGAAAGATCTAGCGACATTTAGAGGCCAGTCTCACATACATGACGACCTTACTATGATGGCGCTGAGAAGAAAATAA